The following are encoded in a window of Oncorhynchus masou masou isolate Uvic2021 chromosome 17, UVic_Omas_1.1, whole genome shotgun sequence genomic DNA:
- the extl2 gene encoding exostosin-like 2: MRVLLRGCKGLRRSYLVAPILLLLLVGAALTALLPSIEDRGHAGAMGALRHRATAGSNANAIPGRHAEEEDATAFTIVIQTYNRTDVLLKLLNHYQAVPHLRRVIIVWNNIGERTPQELWDNLGPHPIPVVFKEQSVNRMRNRLQPFAEIDTDAVLMLDDDTLVSVPDISFAFSVWKQFPDQIVGFVPRKHVTTVTGVYSYGSFELQDPEMGGGDRYSMVLIGAAFFHHRYLQLFQEQPPEVHALVDDTQNCDDIAVNFVVAAELRRGSGTIKSRPSGIFVKPVDMRNLERDASSGYLGMWHRPEHLLQRSYCLNRLAQIYGAMPLRYSNMMLCQFGFPSYANHKGRG, encoded by the exons AGTCCTTCTCCGTGGCTGCAAAGGCCTTCGGCGGTCCTATCTTGTTGCTcccatactactccttctcttgGTCGGTGCTGCCTTGACTGCCCTCCTCCCTTCCATCGAGGACCGGGGCCATGCCGGGGCCATGGGAGCCCTTCGCCATAGAGCCACCGCCGGCAGCAATGCCAACGCCATTCCCGGGCGCCACGCGGAAGAGGAGGACGCCACCGCATTTACCATAGTCATACAGACGTATAACCGCACCGACGTCCTGCTGAAACTGCTCAACCATTACCAGGCGGTGCCACACCTGCGGCGGGTCATCATCGTGTGGAACAACATTGGGGAGCGGACCCCCCAAGAGCTCTGGGACAACCTGGGGCCCCATCCCATCCCCGTGGTGTTCAAAGAGCAGAGCGTCAACCGCATGCGCAACCGCCTGCAGCCATTTGCTGAGATCGATACCGacg CTGTGTTGATGCTGGATGATGACACATTGGTCAGCGTTCCAGATATCAGTTTTGCCTTCTCTGTGTGGAAG CAATTCCCAGATCAGATAGTTGGATTTGTCCCCCGTAAACACGTTACCACGGTGACGGGGGTCTACAGCTACGGCAGCTTTGAACTCCAGGACCCAGAGATGGGAGGAGGTGACAG GTACTCTATGGTCCTGATCGGCGCCGCCTTCTTCCACCACCGCTACCTGCAGCTCTTCCAGGAGCAGCCGCCCGAAGTGCACGCCCTGGTGGATGACACGCAGAACTGCGACGACATCGCCGTGAACTTCGTCGTGGCAGCGGAGCTACGGCGAGGTTCTGGGACCATAAAAAGTAGACCCTCTGGCATCTTTGTGAAGCCCGTGGATATGCGCAATCTGGAGAGGGACGCCAGCAGTGGGTACCTAGGCATGTGGCACCGTCCCGAACACCTGCTCCAGCGCTCCTACTGCCTGAACCGGCTGGCACAGATCTACGGCGCAATGCCCCTGAGGTACTCGAACATGATGCTGTGCCAGTTTGGCTTCCCAAGCTATGCCAACCACAAGGGCAGGGGCTGA